The Stigmatopora argus isolate UIUO_Sarg chromosome 16, RoL_Sarg_1.0, whole genome shotgun sequence genome has a window encoding:
- the LOC144090621 gene encoding uncharacterized protein LOC144090621, producing MTSNQNLARRSRDHGAKQEGKRAATTTMEVSPISVTLERYWTEEKERTLISFFSKNNCLWNHKSESYKNRQLRWNMLDKLRILLSAQPPPAPFTVEDIKNKFKNLRTTFQRQHKAVKASEVDGSDTFIPQWKHYHQLMFLQAAGLDDCTDAAMQTSLIVSQEQTQHLASAPGLIISILPPESSNTSASSSSCILSNVVAKSFWTEEKERALIDFYSEHSCLWNKKSKNHNNRLLRLKLLKILRRRLSDQSASFSIEDLKCKFKNLRTVFNRECKMVEVSRTSNKVYHSKWKHYQQLFFLCEWCKDEENPENLKIQIPQEEQAQEPGIQSKLSTPTSSSCATQTNIFATSSTVRKTEANTVASFQMCSVTPDYLKQENSKTASTCPNSQTTSPMNSKSCTNPPPIKVSPSSPVLLECRPISDTRCQWNEAKIHQLIRFYSKHESLWNYKSESYKNKFMRQSLLETLSILLSDNEQPPFTVEDIKIKFRNLRTIFQREHKSVNANKTCGSENFHVPKWKHYQELMFLCESCDEEEHPDDVRFAPSANANLHSLDHQTAVVFSSQQFPKDSIATSSHTCNKMKTLESPPSPPPSHQSTPSSASSTSSHLDGSMLGQKRVNQQPPSTTMEVLDLMKTFYQSQIISPHDGFLKYVEECLNETPPDKVKRMKMKIIETIHNMSEQI from the exons ATGACGTCCAATCAGAATCTTGCCCGGAGATCACGTGATCATGGAGCCAAGCAGGAAGGGAAACGTGCAGCAACAACGACAATGGAGGTCTCTCCAATCAGCGTCACCTTGGAGAGATACTGGACAGAGGAGAAAGAAAGGACGCTTATTTCATTCTTTTCCA AAAACAACTGCCTGTGGAACCATAAATCGGAAAGCTACAAAAATCGACAGCTACGATGGAACATGCTGGATAAGTTAAGAATTCTTCTGTCTGCTCAACCGCCACCTGCTCCTTTCacag TGGAAGACATCAAGAACAAGTTCAAGAACCTTCGTACCACCTTTCAACGGCAGCACAAAGCCGTGAAGGCGAGCGAGGTCGACGGTTCTGATACGTTTATACCGCAGTGGAAGCACTACCATCAGCTGATGTTCCTGCAGGCTGCAGGCCTGGATGACTGCACTGACGCCGCCATGCAGACCTCATTAATTGTTTCACAAGAGCAGACCCAGCATCTTGCAAGCGCCCCTGGACTCATCATTTCCATTCTTCCCCCGGAATCCTCCAACACAAGCGCTTCATCGTCATCCTGCATCCTCTCCAACGTAGTGGCCAAATCATTTTGGACAGAAGAGAAGGAACGTGCACTTATTGATTTCTACTCAG aacACAGCTGTCTGTGGAACAAGAAGTCTAAAAACCACAACAATCGTCTGCTCCGATTGAAACTTCTAAAGATTCTTAGGAGACGGTTGTCCGACCAATCTGCATCATTCTCTA TTGAAGACCTCAAATGCAAGTTCAAGAATCTCCGGACAGTTTTTAACCGTGAATGCAAAATGGTTGAAGTCAGCAGGACTTCTAATAAAGTCTACCACTCCAAATGGAAACACTACCAGCAACTGTTCTTCCTCTGCGAGTGGTGCAAAGATGAAGAGAACCCAGAGAATCTGAAAATTCAGATACCGCAAGAAGAACAAGCGCAGGAACCTGGGATCCAATCAAAGTTATCCACCCCAACCAGCTCCTCTTGCGCCACCCAAACTAACATTTTCGCCACTTCTTCCACCGTCAGAAAGACAGAAGCCAATACCGTTGCAAGCTTTCAAATGTGCTCTGTCACTCCGGATTATCTTAAACAGGAAAATTCCAAAACTGCTTCCACATGCCCCAATTCCCAAACCACTTCACCAATGAATAGCAAATCCTGTACAAACCCTCCCCCCATAAAAGTTTCTCCGAGCAGTCCAGTTCTTCTCGAATGTAGGCCCATTTCTGACACCCGCTGCCAGTGGAACGAGGCCAAAATACACCAACTCATAAGGTTTTACTCCA AACACGAGAGTTTGTGGAACTACAAGTCGGAGAGTTACAAGAACAAGTTTATGAGACAGAGTCTTTTGGAGACATTGAGCATCTTACTGTCAGACAATGAGCAGCCCCCCTTTACAG TGGAAGACATCAAGATCAAGTTTAGGAACCTCCGAACCATTTTTCAACGGGAACACAAGTCAGTGAACGCTAACAAAACCTGTGGTTCAGAAAACTTTCATGTCCCCAAATGGAAACACTACCAAGAGCTGATGTTCCTCTGCGAATCTTGCGACGAGGAGGAGCACCCCGACGATGTCCGCTTTGCACCGTCGGCGAACGCCAACCTCCATTCTCTAGATCACCAAACCGCAGTCGTCTTCTCCTCCCAACAATTTCCCAAAGACTCCATTGCAACCAGCAGTCACACTTGTAACAAAATGAAAACTCTTGAATCTCCACCTTCACCTCCTCCATCCCATCAGTCCACCCCCTCATCCGCTTCCTCCACATCTTCTCACCTTGACGGCAGCATGTTGGGTCAAAAACGGGTCAACCAACAGCCGCCATCCACCACCATGGAGGTGCTGGACTTAATGAAGACGTTTTATCAAAGTCAGATTATTTCGCCGCATGACGGTTTCCTCAAGTATGTGGAAGAGTGTCTTAATGAAACTCCTCCGGACAAAGTCAAGAGAATGAAGATGAAGATAATTGAGACAATCCACAACATGTCAGAGCAGATTTAA